In Populus alba chromosome 9, ASM523922v2, whole genome shotgun sequence, a genomic segment contains:
- the LOC118053867 gene encoding methyl-CpG-binding domain-containing protein 7 isoform X3, translating to MDAKISSQNQNNELQVSTTIYHQFKLPNDWVVVRRCRSKRGNRRSHNDKYHYEPGTGQRFCSMISTQKHLSGETSKSAKPGNKKNIQIDPYIFKSCSLFDLPNGWIVEKKPRKNMECAGIIDKPSKSSSSQKEHVSRKKVETSMLDPSSIPAKIKWVLSGPGGIVWNPFMDDSLVPEFIKQKWSETFVFSIIDRL from the exons ATGGACGCGAAAATCTCAtcccaaaatcaaaataacgaATTACAGGTATCAACCACCATTTACCACCAATTCAAACTCCCAAATGATTGGGTCGTCGTGCGACGCTGCCGCAGCAAACGCGGCAACCGCCGTAGCCATAACGACAAG TATCACTATGAGCCTGGGACTGGACAGCGATTTTGTTCGATGATATCTACTCAGAAACACCTGAGTGGAGAAACATCCAAGAGTGCTAAAcctggcaataaaaaaaat ATACAAATTGATCCATACATTTTCAAAAGCTGCTCGTTATTCGATCTGCCTAATGGTTGGATTGTTGAGAAAAAGCCACGCAAGAACATGGAATGTGCAGGTATTATTGACAAG CCTTCCAAAAGCTCCAGTTCTCAGAAGGAACATGTTTCTAGGAAGAAGGTTGAAACTTCAATGCTAGATCCCTCCAGCATTCCAGCCAAAATAAAATGGGTCCTCAGTGGTCCTGGTGGAATTGTATGGAATCCTTTCATGGACGATTCTCTGGTCCCGGAATTCATAAAGCAAAAGTGGTCCGAGACATTTGTGTTCTCCATCATTGACAGACTTTAA
- the LOC118053867 gene encoding methyl-CpG-binding domain-containing protein 7 isoform X1 produces MDAKISSQNQNNELQVSTTIYHQFKLPNDWVVVRRCRSKRGNRRSHNDKYHYEPGTGQRFCSMISTQKHLSGETSKSAKPGNKKNIQIDPYIFKSCSLFDLPNGWIVEKKPRKNMECAGIIDKNHEKCYFVVQHYFEPETGKRSRSLRSVEKYLTEGKEHIATLEALKAGDNFIPSKSSSSQKEHVSRKKVETSMLDPSSIPAKIKWVLSGPGGIVWNPFMDDSLVPEFIKQKWSETFVFSIIDRL; encoded by the exons ATGGACGCGAAAATCTCAtcccaaaatcaaaataacgaATTACAGGTATCAACCACCATTTACCACCAATTCAAACTCCCAAATGATTGGGTCGTCGTGCGACGCTGCCGCAGCAAACGCGGCAACCGCCGTAGCCATAACGACAAG TATCACTATGAGCCTGGGACTGGACAGCGATTTTGTTCGATGATATCTACTCAGAAACACCTGAGTGGAGAAACATCCAAGAGTGCTAAAcctggcaataaaaaaaat ATACAAATTGATCCATACATTTTCAAAAGCTGCTCGTTATTCGATCTGCCTAATGGTTGGATTGTTGAGAAAAAGCCACGCAAGAACATGGAATGTGCAGGTATTATTGACAAG AATCATGAAAAATGCTACTTCGTTGTGCAGCACTACTTTGAGCCGGAAACTGGGAAGCGGTCCCGTTCCCTGAGGTCTGTTGAGAAATACCTTACTGAAGGTAAAGAGCACATAGCTACACTGGAAGCACTAAAAGCAGGAGATAATTTTATT CCTTCCAAAAGCTCCAGTTCTCAGAAGGAACATGTTTCTAGGAAGAAGGTTGAAACTTCAATGCTAGATCCCTCCAGCATTCCAGCCAAAATAAAATGGGTCCTCAGTGGTCCTGGTGGAATTGTATGGAATCCTTTCATGGACGATTCTCTGGTCCCGGAATTCATAAAGCAAAAGTGGTCCGAGACATTTGTGTTCTCCATCATTGACAGACTTTAA
- the LOC118053867 gene encoding methyl-CpG-binding domain-containing protein 7 isoform X2, whose protein sequence is MDAKISSQNQNNELQVSTTIYHQFKLPNDWVVVRRCRSKRGNRRSHNDKYHYEPGTGQRFCSMISTQKHLSGETSKSAKPGNKKNIQIDPYIFKSCSLFDLPNGWIVEKKPRKNMECAGIIDKHYFEPETGKRSRSLRSVEKYLTEGKEHIATLEALKAGDNFIPSKSSSSQKEHVSRKKVETSMLDPSSIPAKIKWVLSGPGGIVWNPFMDDSLVPEFIKQKWSETFVFSIIDRL, encoded by the exons ATGGACGCGAAAATCTCAtcccaaaatcaaaataacgaATTACAGGTATCAACCACCATTTACCACCAATTCAAACTCCCAAATGATTGGGTCGTCGTGCGACGCTGCCGCAGCAAACGCGGCAACCGCCGTAGCCATAACGACAAG TATCACTATGAGCCTGGGACTGGACAGCGATTTTGTTCGATGATATCTACTCAGAAACACCTGAGTGGAGAAACATCCAAGAGTGCTAAAcctggcaataaaaaaaat ATACAAATTGATCCATACATTTTCAAAAGCTGCTCGTTATTCGATCTGCCTAATGGTTGGATTGTTGAGAAAAAGCCACGCAAGAACATGGAATGTGCAGGTATTATTGACAAG CACTACTTTGAGCCGGAAACTGGGAAGCGGTCCCGTTCCCTGAGGTCTGTTGAGAAATACCTTACTGAAGGTAAAGAGCACATAGCTACACTGGAAGCACTAAAAGCAGGAGATAATTTTATT CCTTCCAAAAGCTCCAGTTCTCAGAAGGAACATGTTTCTAGGAAGAAGGTTGAAACTTCAATGCTAGATCCCTCCAGCATTCCAGCCAAAATAAAATGGGTCCTCAGTGGTCCTGGTGGAATTGTATGGAATCCTTTCATGGACGATTCTCTGGTCCCGGAATTCATAAAGCAAAAGTGGTCCGAGACATTTGTGTTCTCCATCATTGACAGACTTTAA